Proteins found in one Lutimonas zeaxanthinifaciens genomic segment:
- a CDS encoding transporter substrate-binding domain-containing protein — protein MIRNKIFLRKDKIRLRMIFLFFLSFLFSCNSNEKKIADHEQNSVEIVSKDLPQIIESGVLKVITSYSPTGYFLYKGKTMGFEYEIFKRLADHLDVRLEIVIAKNVDSVIPMLNRGEGDIIALGYTITSDRKEDVSFTDPYLITHQSLIQKKPDNWRKMTKDNIKKALATDVIELIDDTVSVRKNSSYYLRIKELSNELGDSIYIKVLPGELSDEQIIKMVSEGTIKYSVIDNHKASIHKSYFPNIDINTPISLSQRIAWAVRKTSPELLEIINKGLATIKRKPDYNMIYDKYFKNRRQFHKRLDSEYYTGKTGKFSEYDEIVKKYSDDLGWDWILVKSLIYQESMFKSNNIAWTGASGLMQLMPSTAKEMGIKNVYDPEQNIKGGTKYLKRMYSYWDQIPDSIQRIKFAIASYNCGYGHIKDAQKLAIKNGRDSLNWDNGVDYYVLNLSKPEFYNDPVVEFGYARGYEPYNYVKDIFDRYKNYKTISSQ, from the coding sequence ATGATTAGAAATAAGATATTCTTAAGAAAGGATAAAATACGTTTAAGAATGATCTTTCTTTTTTTTCTCAGCTTTTTGTTCTCATGTAATTCAAATGAAAAGAAAATAGCAGATCACGAACAGAATTCTGTCGAAATCGTTTCGAAGGACTTACCTCAAATCATTGAATCCGGTGTTTTAAAAGTTATTACCAGCTATTCTCCTACAGGTTACTTTCTTTACAAAGGGAAAACAATGGGCTTTGAATATGAAATATTTAAGCGACTTGCTGATCATCTTGATGTACGGCTTGAAATAGTTATAGCCAAAAATGTGGATTCTGTAATTCCTATGCTCAACCGCGGAGAAGGAGATATCATCGCACTGGGTTATACGATAACATCGGATAGAAAGGAGGATGTGAGTTTTACGGACCCTTATTTGATAACGCATCAGTCCCTTATCCAGAAAAAACCCGATAACTGGAGAAAAATGACGAAAGATAATATCAAAAAAGCTTTAGCTACAGATGTAATCGAACTTATAGATGACACGGTTTCAGTCAGGAAAAATTCTTCCTATTACCTCAGAATAAAGGAACTTTCCAATGAATTGGGAGACTCGATTTACATCAAAGTACTCCCTGGCGAGTTATCTGACGAGCAGATCATTAAAATGGTTTCGGAAGGAACAATAAAATATTCCGTAATTGACAATCACAAAGCATCTATCCACAAAAGTTATTTTCCAAATATTGACATCAATACACCCATAAGTTTGTCCCAGCGAATTGCCTGGGCGGTGAGAAAAACATCACCGGAACTTCTTGAGATCATTAATAAAGGGCTGGCTACCATCAAAAGAAAACCAGATTACAACATGATCTATGACAAGTATTTTAAGAACAGGCGACAGTTTCACAAAAGGCTTGACAGCGAATACTATACGGGTAAAACAGGGAAATTCAGTGAATACGACGAGATCGTAAAAAAATATTCTGATGATCTGGGATGGGACTGGATCCTTGTAAAATCGCTGATCTATCAGGAGTCGATGTTCAAATCAAATAATATAGCCTGGACAGGAGCAAGTGGACTGATGCAACTTATGCCTTCAACAGCTAAAGAAATGGGTATCAAAAACGTCTATGATCCCGAACAAAATATTAAAGGGGGCACAAAATATCTAAAAAGAATGTATTCCTACTGGGATCAGATACCTGATTCTATTCAACGTATCAAATTTGCCATTGCTTCATACAATTGTGGATACGGCCATATCAAGGACGCTCAAAAGCTGGCAATCAAGAATGGACGGGATTCATTGAATTGGGATAACGGAGTAGATTACTATGTTTTAAATCTTTCCAAGCCTGAATTTTACAATGACCCTGTAGTTGAATTTGGTTATGCAAGGGGCTATGAACCCTACAATTATGTCAAGGATATCTTTGATCGTTATAAAAATTACAAGACCATTTCTTCTCAATAA
- a CDS encoding trimeric intracellular cation channel family protein, translating into MTIFDFLDLVGTAAFAISGALFAIKKRMDTFGVLIIAFVTAVGGGTLRDMLINADKITWMNDLNYIYVILFSVVFAIIFRKKIGYLSKSLFLFDTIGLGIFTIIGTEIGLQNEFHAIICVSLGMITATFGGVIRDTLSNEIPLIFQKEIYATACIIGATTYLILNKYQIDRDLIHILTTIMVIAVRLVAVRFKLQLPTFYST; encoded by the coding sequence ATGACTATATTTGATTTTCTAGACCTGGTAGGAACAGCCGCATTTGCTATTTCAGGAGCCTTGTTTGCCATAAAAAAAAGAATGGACACATTTGGCGTTTTGATCATTGCTTTTGTAACTGCTGTTGGTGGTGGAACCTTAAGGGATATGCTGATAAATGCCGATAAAATCACCTGGATGAATGATCTGAATTACATCTATGTGATCCTGTTTTCTGTTGTATTTGCGATAATTTTTAGAAAGAAAATAGGGTACCTGAGCAAATCACTATTCCTCTTTGATACAATCGGACTTGGGATTTTTACAATAATCGGTACTGAAATCGGATTACAGAATGAATTTCATGCCATTATTTGTGTTTCACTTGGAATGATTACAGCTACCTTTGGTGGTGTGATTCGAGATACACTGAGCAATGAGATACCGCTTATTTTTCAAAAAGAAATATACGCAACGGCTTGTATTATAGGTGCAACAACTTATTTGATACTCAACAAGTACCAAATAGACCGGGACCTTATCCACATTTTAACAACAATTATGGTAATTGCTGTGAGATTAGTTGCAGTACGGTTCAAATTACAACTGCCTACCTTCTACAGCACCTAA
- a CDS encoding transketolase, protein MPTVSELKDFSTQVRRDILRMVHAVNSGHPGGSLGCTEFMTALYQEVMDYSEDFDMDGEGEDLFFLSNGHISPVLYSVLARTGFFPISELASFRKIDTRLQGHPTTHEGLPGVRMSAGSLGQGLSVAVGAATAKKLNNDSHLVYSLHGDGELQEGQVWEAAMYAAGKKVDNLISTIDYNLKQIDGATDDVMPLGDLRAKFEAFGWIVLEIENGNDIESVLEGLKKAKAETGKGKPVCILMHTEMGNGVDYMMGTHAWHGKAPNDDQLKSGLDQNPETLGDY, encoded by the coding sequence ATGCCAACTGTAAGTGAACTTAAAGATTTTTCTACACAAGTAAGACGTGATATATTAAGAATGGTACATGCCGTTAATTCCGGACATCCGGGAGGTTCTTTGGGGTGTACGGAATTTATGACAGCCTTATATCAGGAGGTGATGGATTATTCAGAAGACTTTGATATGGATGGGGAAGGGGAAGACCTGTTCTTTTTATCAAACGGGCATATTTCACCGGTGCTTTACAGTGTGCTTGCGCGAACCGGTTTTTTCCCGATATCTGAATTGGCTTCTTTTAGAAAGATCGATACCAGATTACAGGGACATCCCACAACACATGAAGGATTGCCGGGGGTAAGAATGTCTGCTGGTTCTTTGGGTCAGGGGTTATCAGTGGCAGTTGGAGCGGCAACAGCCAAGAAACTGAATAATGACAGCCATTTGGTTTACAGTTTGCACGGAGATGGTGAACTCCAGGAAGGTCAGGTATGGGAAGCCGCCATGTACGCTGCGGGTAAGAAAGTTGATAATCTGATTTCTACTATTGACTATAATCTAAAACAGATTGACGGTGCAACGGATGACGTCATGCCACTTGGTGATCTTAGGGCTAAATTTGAAGCTTTTGGTTGGATCGTTCTAGAAATAGAGAATGGAAACGATATTGAAAGTGTGCTTGAAGGTCTAAAAAAAGCTAAAGCGGAGACTGGTAAAGGCAAACCGGTTTGTATTTTAATGCATACTGAAATGGGGAATGGTGTGGATTACATGATGGGAACCCATGCATGGCATGGAAAAGCTCCGAATGATGATCAGTTAAAAAGCGGACTTGACCAGAACCCTGAAACCCTAGGGGATTACTAA
- a CDS encoding redoxin family protein — translation MKRLISFAVALSLLACEKEPNDYVSIEGKVNNGKTDSLVVMGRNFRKTIKVSENGTFKDTMKIKDGFHAISDGSREAYLYLKNGYELEVDIDMEKFPESLSFNGEGSVTNDYLKRKIQFIKDENLANYNQFFELEKEEFDASIASLKAKMDAMLTETKGLDPEVIQMEKDANNKMIIFFQDNYETEHKALIGLKKGDPSPGFSYPDQYGKNVSLEDLKGKFVYIDVWATWCGPCKKEIPFLKEMDEEYKGKNIAFVSLSIDKMENKDKWLKMIEDEDLKGIQLLADNDWNSDFVTSYNIRGIPRFILLDDKGNIINSNAPRPSDPNLKELLNGLAL, via the coding sequence ATGAAAAGATTAATAAGCTTTGCAGTTGCCTTAAGTTTACTGGCCTGTGAGAAAGAACCCAATGATTATGTAAGTATCGAGGGAAAAGTTAATAATGGCAAAACAGACAGCCTGGTTGTAATGGGGAGAAATTTCAGAAAAACGATAAAAGTTTCTGAAAATGGAACTTTTAAAGATACGATGAAAATAAAAGACGGTTTCCACGCTATCAGCGATGGATCCCGGGAGGCCTACTTATATCTTAAAAACGGTTATGAGCTGGAGGTTGACATCGATATGGAAAAGTTCCCGGAATCCCTGTCTTTTAATGGAGAAGGTTCGGTTACCAACGACTACTTAAAAAGAAAAATCCAATTTATCAAGGATGAGAACCTTGCTAATTACAATCAGTTTTTTGAACTAGAAAAAGAGGAATTCGATGCCAGTATAGCAAGTCTCAAAGCCAAAATGGATGCAATGTTGACTGAAACCAAAGGGCTGGACCCTGAAGTGATCCAGATGGAAAAGGATGCCAACAACAAAATGATCATTTTTTTTCAAGACAATTATGAAACTGAGCATAAAGCGCTGATAGGGCTAAAAAAGGGAGATCCGTCTCCTGGATTTAGTTACCCGGATCAATACGGTAAAAATGTATCTCTGGAAGACTTAAAAGGAAAGTTTGTTTACATTGATGTATGGGCAACCTGGTGTGGCCCATGTAAGAAAGAAATTCCATTCCTTAAAGAAATGGATGAGGAATATAAAGGTAAAAATATCGCCTTTGTCAGCTTGTCGATCGATAAAATGGAAAATAAAGACAAATGGCTTAAAATGATAGAGGATGAAGATTTAAAGGGAATTCAATTGCTCGCTGATAATGACTGGAATTCTGATTTTGTTACTTCATACAATATCAGAGGTATTCCAAGGTTTATCCTTCTCGATGATAAAGGAAATATTATAAATTCGAATGCCCCAAGGCCTTCAGATCCGAATCTGAAAGAGCTTTTGAACGGCCTCGCTTTGTAA
- the clpB gene encoding ATP-dependent chaperone ClpB codes for MNFNNFTIKSQEAVQRAQQIAQGLEQQQIENAHILKGILEVDENVTPFILKKLGVNVELFNKTLENIIQSFPKVEGAELMLSKSANKMLIDSGNIAKNMKDEYVSLEHLLLAILKSKGDTTQLLKDNGINEKDLLHTIEELRKGNRVTSQSAEETYNSLEKYAKNLNQLANDGKLDPVIGRDEEIRRILQILSRRTKNNPILIGEPGTGKTAIAEGLAHRIVKGDVPENLQNKVIYSLDMGALIAGAKYKGEFEERLKSVVKEVISSDGELVLFIDEIHTLVGAGGGQGAMDAANILKPALARGELRAIGATTLDEYQKHFEKDKALERRFQKVTVNEPDTESAISILRGIKDKYETHHKVEIKDSAIIAAVELSQRYISDRFLPDKAIDLMDEAASKLRMEINSKPEELDVLDRKVMQLEIEIEAIKREKDTKKLKFLQEELANVKEKRNEINAKWTSEKEIVDKVQTTKENIEKFKLEAERAEREGNYGLVAEIRYGKIKIEEEKLLEFQQELEENQENSLIKEEVTSEDIAEVVAKWTGIPVQKMLQSDREKLLKLEDELHQRVIGQDEAIEAVSDAVRRSRAGLQDSKKPIGSFLFLGTTGVGKTELAKALADYLFDDESAMTRIDMSEYQERHAVSRLIGAPPGYVGYDEGGQLTEAVRRKPYSVILLDEIEKAHPDTFNILLQVLDEGRLTDNKGRVADFRNSIIIMTSNMGAHIIQENFENMDMNARESIIETTKIDVLGLLKKTIRPEFLNRIDEIIMFTPLNKEEVTQIVKLQINALSKMLEEKNISFSTTDEAIESLAEKGFNPQFGARPIKRVIQREVLNSLSKEILAGNISPKSSILLDAFDEQLVFRNK; via the coding sequence ATGAATTTTAATAATTTCACTATAAAATCACAAGAGGCTGTGCAAAGAGCTCAGCAAATTGCACAGGGCCTTGAGCAACAACAAATTGAAAATGCTCACATTTTGAAAGGAATTCTGGAAGTTGATGAAAATGTTACTCCTTTTATTTTGAAGAAACTGGGTGTCAATGTTGAACTCTTTAACAAAACACTGGAGAATATCATTCAGAGTTTTCCAAAAGTTGAAGGAGCTGAACTTATGTTGTCAAAATCGGCCAATAAAATGCTGATAGATTCTGGAAACATTGCGAAGAATATGAAAGATGAATATGTTTCTCTTGAGCATTTATTGCTTGCCATTTTAAAGTCTAAAGGAGATACGACCCAGCTTTTAAAAGACAACGGCATTAATGAGAAAGACCTGCTTCATACAATTGAAGAGCTTAGAAAAGGCAATAGGGTAACCTCTCAAAGCGCTGAAGAAACGTATAATTCACTGGAAAAATATGCGAAGAACTTAAATCAACTTGCCAACGACGGGAAACTTGATCCGGTAATTGGTCGTGATGAAGAGATTCGAAGGATTTTACAGATTCTATCTAGAAGGACAAAGAACAATCCTATACTTATTGGAGAACCGGGAACAGGAAAAACTGCCATAGCAGAAGGCCTTGCACATAGAATTGTTAAAGGTGATGTTCCTGAAAACCTCCAGAACAAGGTCATATATTCTCTTGATATGGGGGCCTTGATAGCAGGAGCGAAATATAAAGGAGAATTCGAGGAAAGATTAAAGTCCGTGGTAAAGGAAGTCATTTCATCTGATGGCGAGCTTGTACTCTTTATTGACGAAATCCACACCCTGGTTGGTGCAGGAGGTGGACAGGGAGCCATGGATGCCGCTAACATACTTAAACCTGCTTTGGCAAGAGGGGAACTCAGAGCAATTGGGGCAACAACCCTGGATGAATACCAAAAACATTTTGAAAAAGATAAGGCCCTTGAACGAAGGTTTCAAAAGGTGACGGTGAATGAGCCTGATACGGAAAGTGCCATTTCGATTTTAAGGGGTATTAAGGATAAATATGAAACGCACCATAAAGTGGAAATAAAGGACAGTGCCATCATTGCAGCAGTCGAACTGTCTCAACGATATATCAGCGACAGGTTCCTTCCGGACAAGGCAATTGACCTTATGGATGAAGCCGCCTCAAAGTTGCGAATGGAGATCAATTCAAAACCTGAAGAATTAGACGTTCTTGACAGAAAAGTAATGCAGCTGGAAATTGAAATTGAGGCTATCAAAAGAGAAAAAGACACTAAAAAGCTAAAATTTTTACAAGAGGAACTGGCTAATGTAAAGGAAAAAAGAAATGAGATCAATGCTAAATGGACCAGTGAAAAAGAGATTGTAGACAAGGTTCAGACAACAAAAGAAAATATTGAAAAGTTCAAACTGGAAGCGGAACGTGCCGAAAGGGAAGGGAATTACGGACTGGTAGCTGAGATCAGGTATGGAAAGATCAAAATTGAAGAAGAGAAGCTCCTGGAATTTCAACAAGAATTAGAAGAGAATCAGGAAAATTCTCTTATCAAGGAAGAGGTTACCAGTGAGGACATTGCGGAAGTTGTTGCCAAATGGACAGGAATTCCGGTTCAAAAAATGTTGCAGAGCGACAGAGAGAAACTTTTGAAACTAGAGGATGAATTGCATCAAAGAGTTATAGGCCAGGATGAGGCTATTGAAGCTGTCTCTGACGCAGTCAGAAGATCCCGTGCCGGACTGCAGGACAGTAAAAAACCTATAGGTTCATTCTTGTTCCTGGGAACAACCGGGGTTGGAAAAACTGAACTGGCCAAGGCTCTGGCGGATTACTTGTTTGACGATGAATCAGCCATGACCCGAATTGATATGAGCGAATATCAGGAAAGACATGCTGTTAGTCGCTTAATTGGGGCTCCTCCGGGTTATGTTGGTTATGACGAAGGTGGGCAACTTACAGAAGCTGTGAGAAGAAAACCTTATTCGGTAATTCTTCTTGATGAAATCGAGAAGGCACATCCTGATACGTTCAATATTTTATTGCAGGTCTTGGATGAGGGCCGTTTGACAGACAATAAGGGTCGTGTAGCCGATTTTAGAAATTCAATTATTATCATGACCTCAAATATGGGAGCTCATATTATTCAGGAAAATTTTGAAAACATGGATATGAATGCCCGAGAATCAATTATTGAAACTACAAAAATAGATGTACTTGGTTTGTTAAAGAAGACAATAAGACCTGAATTTTTAAATAGAATTGATGAAATCATCATGTTTACGCCGCTGAACAAAGAAGAAGTTACTCAGATCGTAAAACTTCAGATCAATGCCCTGTCAAAAATGCTGGAAGAGAAGAATATTTCATTTTCAACCACAGATGAGGCCATTGAAAGTTTAGCCGAAAAAGGATTTAATCCGCAATTTGGCGCAAGGCCAATCAAACGTGTTATACAAAGAGAGGTCCTGAATTCCCTTTCCAAAGAAATTCTTGCCGGGAATATCTCTCCCAAAAGTTCAATACTGTTGGACGCTTTTGACGAACAACTTGTTTTTAGAAATAAATAG
- a CDS encoding phosphoenolpyruvate carboxylase yields the protein MDIQPKTKRFNENILSKYQIYNSIFITLPFDNISNTGVLMPLLKSECEKGFAKGLTPIEIIDRFFLKYQDNIDQKEQINLLFKFIQYIERQVVLFDAIEDAAFPITHNMDGKGTLRNAKEEAFSQNKKEALQQYLEDFKVRIVLTAHPTQFYPGSVLGIITDLTTAIENNDLVNIKKLLAQLGVTPFLKAEKPTPLDEAINLIWYLENIFYHSAASIFNYIESNIYEGKEVNNEFVSLGFWPGGDRDGNPFVTTEITEQVALKLRQTVIRSYYRDIRKLRRKLTFRKVSDIVLEIENKLYRSFINPTEIIITHDEFSSKLLEIKELLVNDYQSLYLTELKDLIHKSKIFGFYFATLDIRQDSRIHHQVFTKIADYLMKGKNQILPKNYHELDELSQMNLLSNLEADISSNDFKDELVVKTLGSIEAIKKIQHTNGEKGANRYIISNNQSSLNVMQVFSMLKMTAFKNDLTVDVVPLFETVDDLINSSRIMEELYTNKAYRAHVKNRGNKQTIMLGFSDGTKDGGYLMANWSIFKAKEELTRISRKYNIKAIFFDGRGGPPARGGGKTHQFYASLGPTIENEEVQLTIQGQTISSNFGTSESAQYNLEQLISSGVSNEFFDSGKNSLSPENREIMNELANISYKAYSDFKNHDKFLPYLEKISTLKYYAKTNIGSRPSKRKTSDQLNFSDLRAIPFVGSWSQLKQNVPGFFGVGTALLKFEEEGNFDKVVSFYNNSKFFKSLIDNSMMAMKKSFFELTRYMEKDPEFGEFWTLIYEEFLRSKRLVLKLANQSELMQNYPISKSSIEVRESIVLPLLTIQQYALKKVQDLNSIDNPDKELLNVYEKIITRSLFGNINASRNSA from the coding sequence ATGGACATACAACCAAAAACCAAGCGATTTAACGAAAATATACTAAGTAAATACCAGATTTATAACAGTATCTTCATTACACTTCCATTTGATAATATAAGCAATACAGGGGTCCTGATGCCACTGCTTAAAAGTGAATGTGAAAAAGGGTTTGCCAAAGGCCTTACGCCCATAGAGATTATTGACAGGTTTTTCCTCAAATATCAAGATAATATTGATCAGAAAGAACAAATCAATCTACTCTTTAAATTTATACAATATATTGAAAGACAAGTGGTTTTATTTGATGCCATAGAGGATGCTGCCTTTCCAATCACACACAATATGGATGGAAAAGGAACCCTTCGAAATGCCAAAGAAGAAGCTTTTTCACAAAATAAAAAAGAAGCGCTGCAACAATACCTGGAAGACTTTAAGGTAAGAATCGTGCTCACCGCCCACCCAACGCAATTTTATCCCGGTTCGGTTTTAGGGATCATTACGGACCTGACAACTGCCATAGAAAACAACGATCTGGTAAATATTAAAAAATTACTCGCTCAACTCGGGGTCACGCCATTTTTAAAAGCTGAAAAGCCTACTCCACTGGATGAGGCCATTAACTTAATATGGTATCTTGAAAATATTTTTTATCATTCAGCGGCAAGTATCTTTAATTATATTGAAAGTAATATTTACGAAGGCAAGGAGGTGAATAACGAATTCGTGAGCCTGGGATTCTGGCCCGGTGGCGATAGAGACGGAAACCCTTTTGTCACTACTGAAATAACTGAACAGGTAGCCCTTAAGCTAAGGCAAACAGTTATCCGCAGTTATTACAGGGACATCAGAAAGCTTCGACGAAAACTTACCTTCAGAAAAGTTTCGGATATCGTTCTTGAAATTGAAAACAAGCTGTACAGAAGTTTTATCAATCCTACGGAGATTATAATTACTCATGACGAATTTTCATCAAAACTTCTTGAGATCAAAGAGCTTTTAGTGAATGATTATCAATCTCTGTATCTAACGGAGTTAAAGGATTTGATCCATAAAAGCAAAATTTTTGGTTTTTATTTTGCCACGCTTGACATCAGACAAGACAGTAGAATTCACCATCAGGTATTTACCAAGATTGCCGATTATCTGATGAAAGGCAAAAATCAGATCCTGCCAAAAAACTACCATGAACTGGATGAATTATCTCAGATGAATCTATTGTCAAACCTTGAAGCAGATATCAGCTCAAATGATTTCAAAGATGAATTGGTAGTCAAAACCCTGGGCTCAATTGAAGCCATAAAAAAGATTCAGCATACAAACGGAGAAAAAGGAGCCAACAGGTACATCATAAGCAATAATCAAAGCTCCCTGAATGTAATGCAGGTTTTCTCGATGTTAAAAATGACCGCTTTCAAAAATGACCTTACTGTTGATGTGGTTCCTTTATTTGAGACCGTTGATGACCTGATCAATTCCTCTCGAATCATGGAGGAACTCTACACAAATAAAGCATATAGAGCCCATGTGAAGAACCGCGGAAACAAGCAGACCATTATGCTCGGTTTTTCTGATGGCACAAAGGATGGAGGTTATCTCATGGCCAATTGGTCGATTTTCAAAGCAAAAGAAGAACTCACAAGAATCTCCAGAAAATATAATATCAAAGCAATTTTCTTTGACGGACGCGGAGGTCCGCCGGCACGTGGTGGAGGAAAAACCCACCAATTTTATGCTTCTCTCGGACCAACCATAGAAAATGAAGAAGTGCAGCTCACAATTCAAGGTCAAACCATTAGCTCGAATTTTGGAACCTCTGAATCAGCTCAATACAATCTCGAGCAACTGATCAGTTCGGGCGTTAGCAACGAGTTTTTTGATAGTGGAAAAAATAGCTTAAGCCCGGAAAATAGGGAAATCATGAATGAACTTGCCAATATCAGTTATAAGGCTTACAGCGATTTTAAAAATCATGATAAGTTTTTGCCCTATCTAGAAAAAATCAGTACCCTTAAGTACTATGCAAAGACCAATATTGGAAGCCGACCATCAAAAAGAAAAACATCAGATCAACTTAACTTCAGTGATCTAAGAGCCATACCCTTTGTGGGTTCCTGGAGTCAACTTAAACAAAATGTCCCTGGTTTCTTTGGAGTTGGAACTGCCTTGCTCAAATTTGAAGAAGAGGGAAATTTTGATAAAGTGGTGAGTTTTTATAACAATTCCAAGTTTTTCAAGAGCCTTATCGACAATAGTATGATGGCGATGAAAAAGTCATTCTTTGAACTTACACGCTACATGGAGAAAGATCCTGAGTTCGGAGAATTCTGGACCCTTATCTATGAAGAATTTCTGAGAAGCAAGCGGCTTGTTCTAAAACTTGCCAATCAGTCCGAGCTTATGCAAAATTATCCGATCAGTAAATCATCCATTGAAGTTAGAGAATCCATTGTCTTACCTTTGCTTACGATCCAGCAATATGCATTAAAAAAAGTTCAGGACCTTAATTCAATTGACAATCCTGACAAAGAGCTTTTAAATGTGTACGAAAAAATTATTACTAGATCGTTGTTTGGCAATATAAACGCCAGTAGAAATTCAGCATAA
- the smpB gene encoding SsrA-binding protein SmpB, with amino-acid sequence MQKNINIQNKKARFEYEILDTYIAGIKLTGTEIKSIRQGKARITESFCEFNEKGELFVINMFIEQYSFGSFYNHRSKGERKLLLNKKELKKLRKEVQNVGLTIIPLNLFITEKGWAKLKIGLARGKKIYDKRQVLKDRDNKKSLDRLKKNYS; translated from the coding sequence ATGCAAAAGAATATTAATATTCAGAATAAAAAGGCGCGTTTTGAATACGAGATTCTCGATACCTATATCGCAGGGATAAAGCTGACGGGTACCGAAATAAAGTCGATCAGACAAGGTAAGGCACGAATAACAGAAAGTTTTTGTGAATTCAATGAAAAAGGGGAGCTCTTTGTGATCAACATGTTTATTGAACAATACAGCTTTGGCAGTTTTTACAATCACAGATCAAAAGGAGAAAGGAAGCTTTTACTAAATAAAAAAGAGCTCAAAAAGCTCCGTAAAGAAGTTCAGAACGTAGGATTGACTATTATCCCATTGAATCTTTTTATTACAGAAAAAGGATGGGCCAAACTTAAAATTGGACTTGCCAGAGGTAAAAAAATCTATGATAAGCGACAGGTGCTGAAAGACCGGGACAACAAAAAATCACTGGATCGATTAAAGAAAAATTATTCATGA